From the genome of Papaver somniferum cultivar HN1 chromosome 2, ASM357369v1, whole genome shotgun sequence, one region includes:
- the LOC113352638 gene encoding uncharacterized protein LOC113352638: protein MTCDVVPLDVCQVVLGSPYLWDRDATLHRRKQNYTFTKDGESLVIRPIYSPLEGASLITATQSKRLVNASIKFILLVIRSLEEKPSRVFFLPSLYTQQEDDLERLKLKYKELFLDVTGLPPKRGVEHAIMLSGERYLLNVGFYRTSIEESDEIKRQVQELLELGMIVPSASSCGSAMLLVPKKDKG from the coding sequence GCGACGTAGTCCCTTTGGATGTTTGTCAGGtagtactaggtagtccttacctatgggatagagatgcaactctGCACAGGCGGAAACAAAATTATACCTTCACTAAAGATGGGGAAAGTTTAGTGATTCGGCCTATATATTCTCCTCTGGAGGGAGCAAGCTTGATCACAGCCACTCAAtctaagcggttggtgaatgctagcatAAAATTTATTCTTCTGGTGATCCGTTCTCTTGAAgagaagccgagtagagtttTCTTTTTACCATCCTTGTATACACAACAAGAAGAcgacctagaaaggttgaagttgaaaTATAAAGAGTTATTTTTAGATGTCACGGGTTTACCGCCAAAGAGGGGTGTGGAGCATGCGATCATGTTGAGCGGGGAGAGGTATTTACTTAATGTAGGTTTTTACCGCACGTCCATAGAGGAATCTGATGAGATCAAGAGACAAGTTCAGGAACTtctagaattaggaatgatagtgccaagtgcttCATCTTGTGGATCAGCGATGTTGTTGGTACCAAAGAAAGATAAAGGCTAg